The Actinotalea sp. JY-7876 sequence ATCGTCCTGTGGTCGGTGAGCGGGTTCGCCGCCAAGCCCAAGATGGTCATCAAGGGCGGCCTCATCAACTGGGCGCTCATGGGCGAGCCGAACTCCTCGCTCCCCACCCCGCAGCCGGTCTTCTACCGGCCGATGTTCGGGGCGTGGGGCAAGGCGACGCAGGCGACCCGCGTGTCGTTCATGTCGCAGGCAGCCATCGACCTCGGCGTCCCCGAGCGGCTGGGCCTGGAGAGCCAGGTGCTGCCCGTGCGGCGGTGCCGCGGGATCGGCAAGGCGCACATGGTGCGCAACGACCGCACGCCCGTGATCGACGTCGACCCGGAGACCTACAAGGTCACCTACGACGGGACGCCGGCGCACATCGAACCCGCCCAGTCGCTGCCGATGACCCAGCTCTTCTTCCTGGCCTAGGCAGCCATGAGCACCGACCCGCTCGGCCTCCTGGTCAGCCTCCAGCTCTCGGACTCCGCGTTCCCGAGCGGCTTCTACACGATGTCGCACGGGCTCGAGGGGTTCAGCCAGGCGAAGCTGGTCAGCCAGGGCGGTGTCGGTGCCCTGCTGGAGGACCTGCTGGTCCACTCTGTGGGGCCCGGCGACGCGACGGCCCTGGCACGCGCCCACGACGCCGCGGCCGCCGGCGACTGGGAGGGCGTGCGGGTGGTCGACCGGACGCTCTACGCGTCGAAGCTCAACGGCGAGATGCGCCGCGCATCGGTGCGCAGCGGGCACCAGCTCACCGACGTCGCACGGGAGGCGCTCGGCGGGCCGGAGCTGGACGAGTGGGCCCGGGGGCTCGCGGCCAAGGAGTCCCCGGGCTGCCAGCCCGTCGCCACGGCCGTCGCGTACGCGGCGGCCGGGGTGGGGGCCGAGCAGGCGGTCGTGTGCGACATGTCGGCGTTCGCCGTGAGCTTCCTCGGCGCCGCGCTGCGCCTGCGCCTGGCCGACCACCGGCAGGTCCAGGTGATGCTCCACGCCGTCGGACCGGTGATCGCGGCGCAGGCCGCCGCCGCGGTCGACCGGCCGCTGGAGGACCTCGGCGGGTGCGTCCCGATGGCCGACGTCATGTCCGCCCAGCACGAGCGCGCCGACGCCCGGCTCTTCGCGAGCTGAGCGGGCGCACCACCACGACGGATCGAACGAAGGAGACCCATGAGCGAGAACGTGCTGAGGATCGGGATCGGCGGCCCCGTCGGCTCCGGCAAGACGGCGCTGGCCGAGGCGCTGGTCCCCCGGCTCCTGGCCGCCGGGCGGCAACCGGCGGTCATCACCAACGACATCTACACCCAGGAGGACGCGCAGCACGTGCGGCGTGAGCTCGCGGGGGTCCTCGACCCGGCCCGCGTGGTGGGCGTGGAGACCGGCGCGTGCCCGCACACCGCTGTCCGGGACGACCCGACGATGAACCTCGCGGCCGGCGCCGAGATGCTGGAGCGGTTCCCGGACGTCGACACGCTCCTCTACGAGTCCGGTGGCGACAACCTGACCCTGACCTTCTCCCCCGCCCTCGCGGACGTCTTCGTCTTCGTGCTGGACACCTCGGAGGGCGAGAAGATGCCGCGCAAGCGTGGCCCCGGCATCACCGACTCGGACATCCTGGTGATCAACAAGGTCGACATCGCGCAGTACGTCCGCACGAACCTCGACGTCATGGAGTCCGACGCCCTGCGCGTGCGCAGCGGCAAGCCGGTGGTGCTCACCAACGCACTGACGGGCGACGGCCTCGAGCGGCTCCAGGACGAGATCATGGCGGTCTGGCACGGCCGCAGGTCCGCGCTGGTCTGATGGCCACCGAGACGCTGGTGCCGGCCCCGCCCGCCGTGCCCGCCCCGCCGGCCCAGGCCCCCGTGCGCCCGTACGGCGGGCACCGGGTCCAGCCGGGGCACTACGAGCCCCGGCGGGTGCCGCCGGAGGTCGCGCGGTACGCCGGCGTGCTCGACACGCTGGCCGTCGGGAGCCCCGGCAAGGTCGGCGTGCTGCAGCTGGGGTTCGCGCTGGGCGCCCACGGGACGGAGCTGGTGGAGCACTACCAGAAGTCGCCGCTGCAGATCATGCACCCGCTCTACTACGACCCGCAGCGGCCGGACATGCCCTACACCTACCTGATGTCGACCGGTGCGGGGATCCTCCAGGGCGACCGCCTGCGGACCGACCTCACCTTCGGCGCGGGCACGTCCGCGCACGTCACGACGTCGGCCTACACCAAGGTGCTCAAGATGGAGCACGACTACGCCGTGGCCCAGGTGAACCTCGACGTGGGGCCCGACGCCTACGTCGAGTACCTGCCGGACCCGGCCATCCTGTTCACCGACGCCAGGCTCTACCAGCGCACAGCCGTGACGGTGGCGGAGTCGGCGACGCTCCTCGCCGGGGAGACCGTCGTCGCGGGGCGGCTGGGCCGCGGCGAGCGCCACCGGTACACCGTCCTGGCGTCGGACTTCGAGGCCCGTCGGCCGGACGGCACCCTCCTCGCGCTCGACCGCGTCCGCCTGGCCCCGGTCGCCGGCGCGTCGGGCGGGCCCGCGGTCATGGGCGGCCACGACGTGCTCTCGATGCTCTACGTGCTCACCCGCCGGGCGCCGGCCGCGGAGCTGAGCGACCTTCTGCACGACGAGCTCGCCGCGACGTTCGCCGGCGCGCTGCGCCTCGGGGTCAGCACGCTGCCCGACGACTCCGGGGTCTGGGTGCGGATGCTCGGGGACGAGACCAGGACGGTCACTCTCGCGGCGACCGCCGCCTGGCGCGCCCTGCGCCTGCACCTCACCGGGCTGCCTGCGCCCACGGTCCGCAAGACCTGACGAGGGCGGCCGCGCGGCGGCCGCCGAGGAGGACGGCATGGCATCGACAGGAGCAACGGCGCAAGCGCCCGGTACCGGCACCGCACTGACCGGGCGGGCCTTCGCCCACGGACTGTCCCAGATCTTCTTCCAGGCGAACGTCTGGACGGGTCTGCTCATCCTGGCGGCGTTCGTCGTCGCCGACGTGCGCATGGCCGTCCTCGTGGTGATCGGCACCCTGGTCTCGACCGCGACGGGTGCGCTCATGGGCGCGCGCCGGCAGGACCTGCGGATCGGCATGCAGGGCTACAACGGGGCCCTGCTCGGCGCCGCGGTCTTCGCCGCGATGGGCGGCGCGCAGGCGTGGTCGTACGTGGCCACGGTGGTCGGCGCCGTCCTCTGCGCGCCGGTGATGTGGCTCTTCGTGCGGCTCTTCGCCACGAGGCCGCTCGCGCGGTTCGACCTGCCGGCGACGACGGCACCGTTCTGCACGGTCGCGGGCGTGGTCTACGCCGTCACCATGAGCCTGCACGTGAGCTCGACGCCCCAGCACGTCCCGGACGAGGTCGGCCGGTCCTTCCTGCGGTCGCTGCTCACGAACGTCTCCGAGGTCGTGCTCGTCGAGAGCGTCTGGGCCGGGGCGCTCATCCTGCTCGGCCTCTTCATCGCCTCGTGGCGGGTCGGGGTGGCGGCGGTCCTCGGCAGCGTCGTCGGAAGCCTGTGCGCGCTCGCCCTGGGCGAGAGCAGCGAGACGATCGGGAGCGGCCTGGCGAACTACTCCGGCGTCCTGACCGCCATCGCGCTCGCCGTCGTCTTCCTGCGCAGCACCGTGGCGGCGTGGCTCTACGCGACCCTGGGCGCGGCGCTGACCGCCGTCCTGACCCTGCTCCTCACCGACGCCACGAGCGCACCGCACTACACGTGGCCCTACATCCTGACCACCTGGGTCCTGCTGGTCGTCGCGGCCTTCGTGCCGGCGCTGCGCCGCACATGAGACGCGTGGTCGGCCGCCCGCCCCGTGGGAGCGAGGTGGGCGTGTGCAGATCACGATGAGCGACGTGCACGTGCGCGGCCGCCGCGCCGTGATGCTGGAGCTCGGCGGCCTGACCCTCACCACGGGCCAGGCCGTCCTCCTGGCGGGCGAGCCGGGGCAGGGCCTGACGGCGCTGGCCCTCGCCGCGACCGGGCGCCTGTCCCCCTTCGACGGCACCGTGACCCTCGTCGACGACGACGGCGCGACGACCACCGACCCGGCCGAGCTGCGCCGGGTCACGGCGGTGGTCGACCTCCCCGGCGTCTCCGAGCCGGACGACGCCGTCCCGCTCGGCACGGTGGTCGCGGAGGACCTCGCGCTCGCCCGCGTGCCCGCGGGGCCCGGGGCCACCCGGCGCTGGCTCGCCGAGCACGACCTGAGCGACCGTGCCGGCCTGCGCGTCGACGACATCCCCGGCGACCTGCGCACCGAGCTCCTCGCGACGCTGGCCGCCGAGCGGCCCGATGTCAGGTTCCTCGTGCTGACCATGCCCGAGCGCCACGGCGGCGAGCCGGCGCGGTGGTGGCAGCTCGCCCAGGAGCTCGCCGCGCTCGGCTACGGCGTCCTGGTGCAGTGCAGCCGCTCCTGCGCGCGGGACCTGGGCGCTGACGTGCCCCCGGCCCGGAGCGAGGCCGACGCGCCGGCCCCCGTCGAGGCGCTGCGCACGACGCCGCCCGCCGCGCCCGCGCGACCGCGCACCGGTGCGCCCGAGAGCACGGACCCGACCCAGCTGCTCGACGCCGCCGACGAGCCGGAGCCGGCGCCGCGCCGCCGTCGACGCGCAGGGCGCGCGACGCGGGACGGACGGGAAGGGTGACCGCCGTCCACCTGGCGATGTCGGAGCTCCGCCGCGTGTGGGCGGGGACGCTGCCACGCCTGGCCGTGCTGGCGATGATGATCATCCCCTCGCTCTACTCCGGCCTGTACCTCTTCGCCAACGAGGACCCCTACGGTCGTCTCGAGACGGTGCCGGCGGCGCTCGTCGTCCTGGACCGCGGCGCCACCAGCGAGAACGCGACCGACGGCACCTCGCGCGAGGTCGACTACGGCGAGCGCGTCGCCTCGCGCCTGCTCGACGGCGACGGCGGCTTCGGGTGGGTGCGGACCTCGCAGTCCGACGCGGAGGCCGGCGTCCGGTCGGGCCGCTTCGACTCCGCCCTGATCATCGGCCCCACGTTCTCGCAGGACCTCGTCTCGTCGGCGCGCTTCCAGCCGCAGCAGGCGAGCCTGACCCTCCTGACCAACGACGCCAACAACTACCTCGCGACGACGATCGCGGACAC is a genomic window containing:
- a CDS encoding urease accessory protein UreD translates to MATETLVPAPPAVPAPPAQAPVRPYGGHRVQPGHYEPRRVPPEVARYAGVLDTLAVGSPGKVGVLQLGFALGAHGTELVEHYQKSPLQIMHPLYYDPQRPDMPYTYLMSTGAGILQGDRLRTDLTFGAGTSAHVTTSAYTKVLKMEHDYAVAQVNLDVGPDAYVEYLPDPAILFTDARLYQRTAVTVAESATLLAGETVVAGRLGRGERHRYTVLASDFEARRPDGTLLALDRVRLAPVAGASGGPAVMGGHDVLSMLYVLTRRAPAAELSDLLHDELAATFAGALRLGVSTLPDDSGVWVRMLGDETRTVTLAATAAWRALRLHLTGLPAPTVRKT
- the ureG gene encoding urease accessory protein UreG, whose product is MSENVLRIGIGGPVGSGKTALAEALVPRLLAAGRQPAVITNDIYTQEDAQHVRRELAGVLDPARVVGVETGACPHTAVRDDPTMNLAAGAEMLERFPDVDTLLYESGGDNLTLTFSPALADVFVFVLDTSEGEKMPRKRGPGITDSDILVINKVDIAQYVRTNLDVMESDALRVRSGKPVVLTNALTGDGLERLQDEIMAVWHGRRSALV
- a CDS encoding urea transporter, with amino-acid sequence MASTGATAQAPGTGTALTGRAFAHGLSQIFFQANVWTGLLILAAFVVADVRMAVLVVIGTLVSTATGALMGARRQDLRIGMQGYNGALLGAAVFAAMGGAQAWSYVATVVGAVLCAPVMWLFVRLFATRPLARFDLPATTAPFCTVAGVVYAVTMSLHVSSTPQHVPDEVGRSFLRSLLTNVSEVVLVESVWAGALILLGLFIASWRVGVAAVLGSVVGSLCALALGESSETIGSGLANYSGVLTAIALAVVFLRSTVAAWLYATLGAALTAVLTLLLTDATSAPHYTWPYILTTWVLLVVAAFVPALRRT
- a CDS encoding urease accessory protein UreF — protein: MSTDPLGLLVSLQLSDSAFPSGFYTMSHGLEGFSQAKLVSQGGVGALLEDLLVHSVGPGDATALARAHDAAAAGDWEGVRVVDRTLYASKLNGEMRRASVRSGHQLTDVAREALGGPELDEWARGLAAKESPGCQPVATAVAYAAAGVGAEQAVVCDMSAFAVSFLGAALRLRLADHRQVQVMLHAVGPVIAAQAAAAVDRPLEDLGGCVPMADVMSAQHERADARLFAS